The proteins below are encoded in one region of Clostridium estertheticum:
- a CDS encoding lantibiotic immunity ABC transporter MutG family permease subunit, with protein MNIFKCISADWMKTKRTAIRLIFISIPITYSILMLLYFSNNKTQYIMYDGFFKVISVFLPLLVGLISGLIGMQEEGAGNFSIILSSTVPRTTSYLSKLFLLEFMTTISIFLSTSMFLLGMRFILHIENIQYSLFFQGSLLTVIGCLFLYVFYLFLSFAFGMGVSIALGGAGFLIAAIMGATVVGDKIWKFIPWTWSTRLSIIPESLMPGIQLPIGLAPSQVLMWLYGRHLPFVFVITIMLIIASIIWFNRWEGRKSYE; from the coding sequence TTGAATATATTTAAATGTATCTCTGCTGATTGGATGAAAACAAAGCGGACTGCAATTAGACTTATTTTTATTTCCATACCCATAACTTATTCTATTTTAATGTTATTATATTTTTCAAACAATAAAACACAATATATAATGTATGATGGATTTTTTAAGGTGATTTCAGTTTTTCTCCCCCTTTTGGTAGGTTTAATTTCAGGGCTTATTGGTATGCAGGAAGAAGGTGCAGGAAATTTTAGCATAATCCTAAGTTCAACTGTTCCAAGAACAACAAGTTATCTTAGCAAACTTTTTTTACTTGAGTTTATGACCACTATTTCCATTTTTCTTTCTACTTCTATGTTTTTACTTGGGATGAGATTTATTTTGCATATAGAAAACATTCAATATAGTTTGTTTTTTCAAGGTTCATTGCTAACGGTTATTGGTTGCCTATTTTTGTATGTATTTTACCTATTTTTAAGTTTTGCATTTGGAATGGGAGTTTCAATTGCGTTAGGTGGAGCAGGCTTTTTAATTGCTGCAATTATGGGTGCAACTGTAGTAGGTGATAAGATATGGAAGTTTATTCCTTGGACATGGTCCACACGCCTTTCGATTATCCCAGAAAGCCTTATGCCTGGGATACAACTTCCTATAGGATTAGCTCCATCACAAGTTCTTATGTGGCTCTATGGAAGACACCTTCCATTTGTATTCGTAATCACAATTATGCTGATAATTGCTAGCATTATCTGGTTTAATAGGTGGGAAGGTAGAAAGTCCTATGAATAA
- a CDS encoding lantibiotic immunity ABC transporter MutE/EpiE family permease subunit translates to MINYLQSENLKYKRTFSRKLIVMAPLFFILYALLTMANMGTENNYFIIMVFNWWPLIFMPIGSALLSSLSDAKERKAGNYRGLRSHNVRSIRLWLSKNAIIAFYMFLSSIILIAVVFLYSFLRSGNMAPFLKICEASMVIWITSVGLIPIYLFLATWLGMVASIGSALIGLSAGVIMATGPSWIFVPWSWPLRLMCPIVHVHPSGAPLQNGDILMNPSVIPIGIIVSLVFLIITSLLTSIWFSKREVR, encoded by the coding sequence ATGATTAATTATTTGCAATCTGAAAATTTAAAATACAAGCGAACATTCTCTCGAAAGCTCATTGTCATGGCTCCATTATTTTTTATATTATATGCATTACTTACTATGGCAAATATGGGGACTGAAAATAATTATTTTATTATTATGGTTTTTAACTGGTGGCCACTTATATTTATGCCTATTGGTTCTGCACTACTTTCTTCTCTTTCTGATGCTAAAGAAAGAAAAGCTGGAAATTATAGAGGATTACGTTCACATAATGTAAGGAGCATAAGATTGTGGCTTAGTAAAAATGCTATTATCGCCTTCTATATGTTTTTATCATCCATAATTCTCATAGCCGTTGTCTTTCTATATAGTTTTTTAAGATCAGGAAATATGGCTCCGTTTTTGAAAATTTGTGAAGCAAGCATGGTAATTTGGATCACATCGGTTGGTTTGATTCCGATTTATTTGTTCCTTGCAACATGGTTAGGTATGGTTGCATCAATTGGAAGTGCTTTAATTGGACTTTCAGCAGGCGTTATTATGGCTACTGGTCCATCGTGGATATTTGTGCCTTGGAGCTGGCCATTGCGTTTAATGTGTCCTATTGTTCATGTACACCCAAGTGGTGCTCCTCTTCAGAATGGGGATATATTAATGAATCCATCTGTGATTCCAATTGGTATTATTGTATCGCTTGTATTTTTAATTATAACATCTTTACTTACCTCAATCTGGTTTTCTAAAAGGGAGGTGCGTTAA
- a CDS encoding lantibiotic protection ABC transporter ATP-binding protein: MDSYILKTEKLCKNFGKQQVVNNISLMVERNSIYGLLGPNGAGKSTTLKMITGLLRPTSGNIIFDGHPWNRKDLKDIGALIESPALYGNLTAKENLKVHTKLLDLPDSEAREVLEIVDLKNTGKKRASQFSMGMKQRLGIAIALLTHPKLLILDEPTNGLDPIGIQELRELIRSFPSQGITVILSSHMLSEVDQVAHHIGIISNGILGYQNEIHKEDDLEKLFMKIVKESRKEDDASND, from the coding sequence ATGGATTCTTATATTTTGAAAACAGAAAAATTGTGTAAAAATTTTGGGAAACAACAGGTAGTTAACAATATATCACTAATGGTTGAAAGGAATTCTATCTATGGGTTACTTGGTCCTAATGGTGCAGGAAAATCAACAACATTAAAAATGATAACAGGGCTTTTACGTCCAACCTCAGGTAATATAATATTTGATGGACATCCATGGAATAGAAAAGATCTAAAAGATATTGGAGCATTAATTGAATCTCCGGCACTTTATGGCAATCTTACTGCGAAGGAAAATCTCAAAGTACACACTAAATTGTTAGATTTGCCTGATTCCGAGGCACGTGAGGTACTTGAAATTGTGGATTTAAAAAATACGGGGAAGAAAAGAGCATCACAGTTTTCAATGGGTATGAAACAACGTTTGGGAATTGCCATTGCACTTTTAACTCATCCGAAACTTTTAATTTTGGATGAACCCACCAATGGACTTGATCCTATTGGAATACAAGAACTTCGGGAATTGATTCGTTCTTTTCCATCTCAGGGTATTACGGTAATTTTATCAAGTCATATGCTTTCAGAAGTAGATCAAGTTGCTCATCACATTGGTATTATCAGCAATGGGATACTAGGCTATCAGAATGAAATTCATAAAGAGGATGATTTAGAAAAACTATTTATGAAAATTGTGAAAGAAAGTAGAAAAGAGGATGATGCATCTAATGATTAA
- a CDS encoding amino acid permease yields the protein MSTKVEIKTEVEVEHHGELKRSLQARHLNMIAIGGAIGTGLFLLSGGTISKAGPGGAIIAYAVMGILVYFLMTSLGEMATLLPVSGSFETYATRFVDPAFGFALGWNYWFCWATCVACELVAGSIIIKFWLPSTNATLWSVLFLVVLFILNLTSARAYGEGEYWFSSIKVITIIAFIIVGTLMIFGIMGGHSPGFSNFTLSDVNGNKGPFIGGIFGMVNVFLLAGFSFSGTELVGLAAGECENPQVNVPKAIKMVFWRILLFYLGAIIVIGFLVPFNDPNLLKSGTDQIAFSPFTMVFERSGLAFAASLMNAVILTAVLSAGNSGLYASSRMLYSMAKEGKAPKLFGKVNKRGVPMNALYLTTLVACSAFFASLVGDGKIYYALVNISGITAFFAWLGIAICHYRFRKAYIAQGRKLEDLKYRAKWFPFGPIMAMILCTIVIFGSNIWIFQEPKFDWFSFITNYMTIPLFAIFYFGYKFIKKTKIVPLMECDFEHKEYQETE from the coding sequence ATGAGCACAAAAGTCGAAATAAAGACAGAGGTTGAAGTGGAGCACCACGGTGAACTCAAAAGGAGTTTACAAGCCAGACATTTAAATATGATTGCAATTGGTGGTGCAATAGGTACTGGGTTATTTTTACTTAGTGGCGGTACAATAAGCAAAGCAGGCCCCGGTGGCGCAATTATTGCATATGCAGTTATGGGTATTTTAGTATATTTTTTAATGACATCTCTTGGAGAGATGGCAACATTGTTACCAGTTTCAGGTTCCTTTGAAACATATGCTACAAGGTTTGTAGATCCTGCATTTGGATTTGCTTTAGGTTGGAACTATTGGTTTTGCTGGGCTACATGCGTGGCCTGTGAATTAGTCGCAGGATCCATCATTATAAAGTTCTGGCTTCCGAGTACTAATGCAACCTTGTGGAGTGTATTATTCTTAGTTGTTCTATTTATACTTAATCTTACATCAGCAAGGGCTTATGGCGAGGGTGAATATTGGTTTTCAAGTATTAAAGTTATTACAATAATAGCATTCATAATAGTAGGTACTCTGATGATATTTGGTATAATGGGTGGACACTCGCCAGGTTTCTCTAACTTTACACTATCTGATGTTAATGGTAATAAGGGCCCCTTCATAGGTGGCATATTTGGAATGGTAAATGTGTTTCTACTCGCAGGCTTTTCTTTCTCTGGTACTGAACTTGTAGGCCTTGCTGCAGGTGAGTGTGAAAATCCACAGGTTAATGTTCCAAAAGCCATCAAGATGGTATTCTGGCGTATCCTTTTATTTTATCTTGGTGCAATCATAGTAATTGGGTTCCTCGTTCCTTTTAATGATCCCAACCTTTTAAAAAGTGGTACAGACCAAATAGCTTTTAGTCCTTTCACTATGGTATTTGAAAGGTCCGGCTTAGCATTTGCTGCAAGCCTCATGAATGCAGTTATTCTTACAGCTGTGCTTTCAGCAGGAAACTCGGGATTATATGCTTCATCACGTATGCTTTATTCAATGGCAAAGGAAGGAAAGGCACCTAAACTTTTTGGGAAAGTAAATAAGAGGGGTGTTCCAATGAATGCACTTTACCTTACAACTCTTGTTGCTTGTTCAGCTTTTTTTGCTTCTCTCGTTGGTGATGGTAAAATATACTATGCACTAGTTAACATTTCTGGTATTACAGCTTTCTTTGCATGGTTAGGCATAGCAATATGCCACTATAGATTCAGAAAAGCATATATTGCACAGGGGAGAAAACTTGAAGATTTAAAATATCGAGCTAAGTGGTTTCCATTCGGTCCAATTATGGCTATGATACTTTGTACTATTGTTATATTTGGCTCAAACATATGGATATTCCAAGAACCCAAATTCGATTGGTTTAGTTTTATTACAAATTATATGACTATTCCATTATTTGCAATTTTCTATTTTGGTTATAAGTTTATAAAGAAAACCAAGATAGTTCCGCTTATGGAATGTGATTTTGAACATAAAGAATATCAAGAAACGGAATAA
- the mmuM gene encoding homocysteine S-methyltransferase, which yields MNPITNILKDFPLIILDGALATELERLGCDINDSLWSAKILAQNPEIIEKVHYDYFDSGADCAITSSYQATIEGYVEKGFTKLEAISLIKKSATIAIKARDDFWKDPLHRINRPLPLVAGSVGPYGAYLADGSEYLGDYKIGEKELIEFHRPRVKILVDAGVDILACETIPSLIEAKAITKLLKEFPNVYCWMSFSAKNDLQISDGTLISDCAKYLDSFTQVAAIGINCSAPNHIQSLIEEIKNNSKKPIVVYPNSGEEYDASSKTWHGNSSSEIYSRSAKSWFDKGAQLIGGCCRTTPDDIKAIATWARK from the coding sequence ATGAATCCAATAACTAATATTTTAAAAGATTTTCCATTAATTATTTTAGACGGCGCCTTAGCTACAGAACTTGAACGATTAGGGTGCGACATTAATGATTCCCTCTGGTCAGCAAAAATACTTGCTCAGAATCCTGAAATAATAGAGAAAGTACACTATGACTATTTTGATTCTGGAGCTGACTGCGCAATTACCTCAAGTTATCAAGCTACTATTGAAGGATATGTAGAAAAAGGTTTCACTAAACTCGAAGCAATATCCCTCATTAAGAAATCTGCTACTATTGCTATAAAAGCTAGGGATGATTTTTGGAAGGATCCACTACATAGAATAAATAGACCACTCCCCTTAGTTGCAGGTTCTGTAGGCCCCTATGGTGCTTATCTTGCAGATGGTTCTGAATACCTTGGAGATTATAAAATTGGTGAAAAAGAACTAATTGAATTTCATAGACCAAGAGTAAAAATCTTAGTAGATGCAGGTGTAGATATTCTTGCTTGTGAAACAATACCTAGTCTTATAGAAGCTAAAGCCATTACTAAACTACTTAAAGAATTCCCCAATGTATATTGTTGGATGAGCTTTAGCGCTAAAAATGATTTGCAGATAAGTGATGGTACATTAATTTCTGATTGTGCCAAATATCTAGATTCCTTTACTCAAGTGGCTGCCATAGGAATAAATTGCAGCGCACCCAACCATATACAATCCTTGATTGAAGAAATCAAAAACAATTCTAAAAAACCTATAGTAGTTTATCCAAACTCGGGAGAAGAATATGATGCCTCCTCTAAAACTTGGCATGGTAATTCCTCTAGTGAAATTTATAGTCGTAGTGCCAAAAGCTGGTTTGACAAAGGTGCTCAGCTAATTGGTGGTTGCTGTCGAACAACCCCTGATGATATTAAAGCTATTGCTACATGGGCTCGAAAATAA
- a CDS encoding CapA family protein yields the protein MKKKRRRKFNKKIAIKNLLILFICVSLSLITIKAISSSFKKFNENHNTNNVIKPVVPAVSLNVENTNTEVLLSAVGDCTIGTDSKFNYAISLPAMAQHQNNGFAYYFKNVRSILSKDDVTIANLETTFTDSNDKADKQFNFKASSDYAKSLTLGSIEGVNISNNHIYDYKEKGFLDTKNALEKEKINYFGEGSKWTTKIKGQSFGFLGYRGWSLDKRFLDKLKGDISQLKKTNSVVIINFHWGAENAYYPVAAQKDLAHFAIDNGADIILGHHPHVIEGIEQYKNKIIAYSLGNFCFGGNSNPSDKTTFIFQSNLKFVNNNLTSIGVRVIPCSISSVNYTNDYCPTPLASNDKVNLLSNLNRLSDNAGFEISDKFFYINTKKASIN from the coding sequence TTGAAGAAAAAGCGGCGTAGAAAATTCAATAAAAAAATAGCAATCAAAAATTTATTAATACTATTTATTTGCGTAAGTTTATCCTTAATTACTATTAAAGCTATTTCATCATCATTCAAAAAGTTCAATGAAAATCATAATACTAATAATGTTATAAAACCTGTAGTACCTGCCGTTTCTCTTAACGTAGAGAATACAAACACTGAAGTACTACTATCTGCAGTAGGTGACTGTACTATAGGTACTGATAGTAAATTTAATTATGCTATTAGTCTTCCGGCGATGGCGCAGCATCAAAACAATGGGTTTGCCTATTACTTTAAAAATGTTCGTAGTATTTTAAGTAAGGATGATGTTACAATTGCTAATCTAGAAACAACATTTACGGATTCTAATGACAAAGCAGATAAACAGTTTAATTTCAAAGCCAGTAGCGATTATGCTAAAAGTTTAACGCTAGGTTCAATAGAAGGTGTAAACATTTCTAATAATCATATATATGATTATAAAGAAAAAGGGTTTCTTGATACAAAAAATGCCCTAGAAAAAGAAAAAATTAATTATTTTGGAGAAGGGTCTAAGTGGACTACAAAAATAAAAGGACAGTCCTTTGGATTTTTAGGTTATAGAGGGTGGTCCTTAGATAAAAGGTTTCTTGATAAATTAAAAGGGGATATATCACAATTAAAAAAGACTAACTCAGTTGTAATTATAAACTTCCACTGGGGAGCCGAAAATGCGTATTATCCAGTAGCGGCACAAAAAGACCTTGCTCACTTTGCTATAGATAACGGTGCAGATATAATACTTGGACATCACCCCCACGTAATTGAAGGCATTGAACAATATAAAAATAAAATTATCGCCTATAGTTTAGGAAATTTTTGTTTTGGTGGTAACTCTAATCCAAGTGATAAAACAACTTTTATTTTTCAAAGTAATTTAAAGTTCGTAAATAATAATTTAACATCTATCGGTGTACGGGTTATTCCTTGTAGTATATCTTCAGTAAATTATACAAATGATTATTGTCCAACTCCTCTCGCTAGCAATGATAAGGTAAACTTATTAAGTAACTTAAATAGACTTTCTGATAATGCAGGCTTTGAAATAAGTGATAAGTTCTTTTATATAAATACTAAGAAAGCATCTATAAATTAA
- a CDS encoding DUF6143 family protein: MNQIKCKDIDESLLKAVNIPIELYESTLGQYFIGYADNLVFGEGTSAWARLYNPIKSGVILHVNVWTVTDVSDSAFRAQFWFNATPPESDVNYAPVTPTNLVIKPQPRAKVRLEYASNVTGEPTGGIKAFVRRAQPETTLVESENGKIIIGEGGNFLVFLSNPETPELLTSGRIAFGFWEEKIKNNCKCND, from the coding sequence ATGAATCAAATAAAGTGTAAAGATATCGATGAATCACTTTTAAAAGCTGTTAATATTCCCATAGAGCTATATGAATCAACGCTTGGACAATATTTTATTGGGTATGCTGATAATTTAGTATTTGGAGAAGGGACAAGTGCCTGGGCAAGGTTATACAATCCAATTAAATCAGGTGTAATTTTACATGTAAATGTCTGGACTGTAACTGATGTTTCAGATTCAGCTTTCCGTGCACAGTTTTGGTTTAATGCAACTCCGCCTGAGTCAGATGTTAACTATGCACCTGTAACTCCTACAAATCTAGTTATCAAGCCACAACCTAGAGCAAAGGTAAGACTAGAATATGCATCTAATGTTACAGGTGAACCCACTGGAGGAATCAAGGCCTTCGTAAGACGTGCACAACCTGAAACAACATTGGTTGAAAGTGAAAATGGTAAAATAATTATTGGTGAGGGCGGTAACTTCTTAGTATTTCTATCAAATCCAGAAACACCAGAGCTTTTAACTTCAGGAAGGATAGCCTTTGGCTTTTGGGAAGAAAAGATTAAAAATAATTGCAAATGCAATGATTAA
- a CDS encoding PadR family transcriptional regulator, protein MRTLKYAILGLINRKPLTGYDITKEFNSGLVEFWYANHSQIYPELRKLTDECLISYKIIIQGEKLEKKLYTITEEGKVCLQKWLKKDEPLENTPKDVFRLKAYFCDEISNEDLVKQFQSALNKHFKRLEYLENTMKELLKINDISKVSSPRFGDYIVLNGAIMREKAYIEWIEDCIKKILCK, encoded by the coding sequence ATGAGAACTTTAAAATATGCAATTTTAGGATTGATAAATAGAAAACCATTAACTGGTTATGATATAACTAAAGAATTTAATAGTGGGTTAGTTGAGTTTTGGTATGCTAATCATAGTCAAATCTATCCTGAATTAAGGAAATTAACTGATGAATGTCTAATTTCATATAAAATAATTATCCAAGGTGAAAAACTTGAAAAAAAATTATATACCATAACTGAAGAAGGAAAGGTATGTTTACAAAAATGGCTAAAGAAAGATGAACCTTTAGAAAACACTCCTAAAGATGTTTTTAGACTTAAAGCATATTTTTGTGATGAAATATCTAATGAAGATTTAGTAAAGCAATTCCAAAGCGCATTAAACAAACATTTTAAGAGATTAGAATATCTTGAAAATACTATGAAAGAGCTTTTAAAGATAAACGATATATCAAAAGTATCTTCACCGCGATTTGGAGATTATATTGTTTTAAATGGTGCAATTATGAGAGAAAAAGCCTACATAGAATGGATTGAAGATTGTATAAAAAAGATCTTATGTAAATAG
- a CDS encoding FAD-dependent oxidoreductase yields the protein MNKYKKLFEPIKIGKCEIKNRFALAPMGPLGLADSEGGFNQRGIDYYTERAKGGTGLIITGVTFVDNEVEEHGMPNCPCSTYNPVQFVRTGKELTERIHAYNAKVFLQMSGGFGRVTIPTNLGDFPPVAPSPIQHRWLDKTCREITIDEIKSIVKKFGDGAYNAKRAGFDGIEIHAVHEGYLIDQFAMSLFNHRTDGYGGSLDNRLRFAREIVEEIKDRCGEDYPVVLRYSPKSFIKDLRDGALPGEVFTEKGRDLEEGIKAAKLLVSYGYDSLDTDVGSYDSWWWSHPPMYQDKGLYRPYAKLMKETVDVPIMCAGRMDNPDMALDAIENGTCDIISLGRPLLADPDYVNKLRSNNLKSIRPCISCQEGCMGRIQHYSMLNCAVNPQACKEKDNALTPILKKKKVLIVGGGVAGCEAARVLTLRGHEAVIFEKNNRLGGNLIPGGVPDFKEDDIALANWFEHTLKELNVQVNLNTEVTKDQILKADFDSVIIATGSTPKVFPLGDDTKVFTAADVLLGKKDCKDTTVIVGGGLVGCELALHLAKEGKNVTIVEALNKILALNGPLCSANSEMLEKLIPFNKIAVKTNSKVKAYKDGLLEMETENGIEKIKCDSVILSVGYKEENSLYKELEFEVPEIYLLGDARKVSNIMYGIWDAYEVANHI from the coding sequence ATGAACAAGTATAAAAAATTGTTTGAACCAATTAAAATTGGTAAGTGTGAAATTAAAAATCGTTTTGCATTAGCACCAATGGGACCACTTGGACTAGCTGATAGTGAGGGTGGCTTTAATCAAAGAGGAATTGATTATTATACCGAGAGAGCAAAAGGCGGTACAGGATTAATTATTACAGGAGTTACTTTTGTAGATAATGAAGTTGAAGAACATGGTATGCCAAATTGTCCATGCTCTACATATAATCCAGTTCAATTTGTTAGAACAGGTAAAGAACTAACTGAAAGAATACATGCATATAACGCAAAGGTGTTTCTTCAAATGTCAGGAGGATTTGGTAGAGTTACTATTCCTACTAACCTTGGAGATTTTCCACCAGTTGCACCATCACCAATTCAGCACAGATGGCTTGATAAAACTTGCCGTGAAATTACAATAGATGAAATTAAGTCTATTGTTAAAAAATTTGGAGATGGAGCTTATAATGCAAAAAGAGCTGGTTTTGACGGAATAGAAATTCATGCTGTTCATGAAGGATACCTTATAGACCAATTTGCTATGTCATTATTTAATCATAGAACTGACGGATATGGTGGAAGCTTAGATAATAGACTTCGTTTTGCTCGTGAAATAGTTGAAGAAATCAAAGATAGATGTGGAGAAGATTATCCTGTAGTTCTTAGATATTCACCAAAGAGCTTTATTAAAGATCTAAGAGACGGAGCACTTCCAGGCGAAGTATTTACTGAAAAAGGTAGAGATCTTGAAGAAGGAATTAAGGCTGCTAAACTACTTGTATCCTATGGATATGATTCATTAGACACAGACGTTGGATCTTACGATTCATGGTGGTGGAGTCATCCCCCAATGTATCAAGATAAGGGATTATACAGACCATACGCTAAATTAATGAAAGAAACTGTAGATGTACCTATTATGTGTGCTGGAAGAATGGATAATCCAGATATGGCACTAGATGCTATTGAAAATGGAACATGTGATATTATAAGTCTTGGTAGACCACTTCTTGCAGATCCTGATTATGTAAATAAATTAAGAAGCAACAATCTTAAATCTATTAGGCCCTGCATATCATGTCAAGAAGGATGTATGGGACGTATTCAACATTATTCAATGCTTAACTGTGCCGTAAATCCTCAGGCATGTAAAGAAAAAGATAATGCACTTACACCAATATTAAAGAAGAAAAAAGTTTTAATAGTTGGAGGTGGAGTAGCTGGATGTGAAGCCGCAAGAGTTTTAACTCTTAGAGGGCACGAAGCCGTTATTTTTGAAAAGAATAATAGATTAGGTGGAAATCTTATACCAGGTGGAGTTCCAGACTTTAAAGAAGACGATATCGCTTTAGCTAATTGGTTTGAACATACATTAAAAGAATTAAATGTTCAAGTTAATTTAAATACCGAGGTTACAAAAGATCAAATTTTAAAAGCTGATTTTGATAGTGTAATAATTGCTACAGGCTCTACTCCAAAAGTATTTCCACTTGGAGATGATACAAAAGTATTTACAGCTGCCGATGTTTTACTAGGAAAGAAAGACTGCAAAGATACAACAGTTATAGTTGGCGGAGGACTGGTTGGATGTGAACTTGCACTTCATCTTGCTAAAGAAGGCAAAAATGTAACTATAGTAGAGGCATTAAACAAAATACTTGCATTAAATGGACCTTTATGTTCTGCAAATAGTGAAATGCTTGAGAAATTAATTCCATTTAATAAGATTGCTGTAAAAACAAATTCAAAAGTTAAAGCATATAAAGATGGATTACTTGAAATGGAAACAGAAAATGGAATTGAGAAAATTAAATGTGATTCAGTAATACTTTCAGTAGGCTATAAAGAGGAAAATTCTTTATATAAAGAATTAGAATTTGAAGTTCCTGAAATTTATCTTTTAGGAGATGCACGTAAAGTTTCTAATATCATGTATGGTATTTGGGATGCTTATGAAGTTGCAAATCATATATAA
- a CDS encoding 3-deoxy-7-phosphoheptulonate synthase translates to MNIKYIKKMTTSKEIMEEMPLSNKIKEIKKNRDAEIRKVFENESDKFLLIVGPCSADNEDSVCEYIGKLAKVQEKVKDSIIIIPRIYTNKPRTTGEGYKGMASQPDPSKEPDMDAGLRAIRKLHIKALSEYHMPAADEMLYPENYTYLSDLLSYHAVGARSVENQQHRFTVSGIDMPVGMKNPTGGDLTVMLNSIKAAQGAHTFIYSGWQVETSGNPLAHAVLRGAVDSYGKNIPNYHYEDLINIAKEYEKQKFANPSIIVDTNHANSMKLYKEQPRIAREVLMSRKDDSLLKKMIKGFMIESYLVEGKQDVGSGTYGKSITDACLGWEETEKLIYNIAENL, encoded by the coding sequence ATGAATATTAAATACATAAAAAAAATGACTACTTCAAAGGAAATTATGGAAGAAATGCCTCTATCAAATAAAATTAAAGAAATTAAAAAAAATAGAGATGCTGAAATAAGGAAAGTTTTTGAGAATGAATCTGATAAGTTCCTACTTATAGTTGGACCATGTTCGGCTGATAACGAAGACTCGGTGTGCGAATACATAGGAAAGCTTGCAAAGGTCCAGGAAAAAGTAAAAGATTCTATCATTATTATACCTAGGATTTATACAAATAAGCCTAGAACTACTGGTGAAGGATATAAAGGCATGGCATCTCAACCAGACCCAAGTAAAGAACCTGATATGGATGCAGGATTAAGAGCTATTAGAAAACTTCATATAAAAGCATTAAGTGAATATCATATGCCTGCCGCAGACGAAATGTTATACCCAGAAAATTATACATATCTTTCAGATTTGTTAAGTTATCATGCAGTTGGAGCTCGCTCTGTAGAAAATCAACAACATAGATTTACAGTAAGTGGTATTGATATGCCTGTAGGAATGAAAAATCCAACTGGTGGAGATCTAACTGTAATGCTAAATTCAATTAAAGCAGCACAGGGTGCTCATACTTTTATATATAGCGGATGGCAGGTTGAAACATCAGGAAACCCACTTGCACATGCTGTTTTAAGAGGGGCTGTGGATTCTTATGGTAAAAATATTCCAAACTATCATTATGAAGATTTAATAAATATTGCTAAAGAATATGAAAAACAGAAATTTGCAAATCCTTCTATTATTGTAGATACTAATCATGCAAATTCAATGAAGCTTTATAAAGAGCAACCAAGAATAGCTAGAGAAGTGTTAATGAGTAGGAAAGATGACTCTCTACTTAAAAAAATGATAAAAGGATTTATGATTGAAAGCTACCTTGTAGAAGGTAAACAAGATGTAGGGTCTGGCACTTATGGTAAATCCATAACAGATGCATGTTTAGGATGGGAAGAAACTGAAAAATTAATTTATAATATTGCTGAAAATTTATAG